In Actinomycetota bacterium, a single genomic region encodes these proteins:
- the mihF gene encoding integration host factor, actinobacterial type has translation MPLPRLSDAERRAALRKAGVIRQQRAQLKRKLKQGETTLVEILNKSSDPVVARMKVSSLIESLPKVGKARSQKIMKEIGISASRRVQGLGSKQRERLINMLT, from the coding sequence ATGCCACTACCGAGACTTTCCGACGCCGAGAGAAGAGCCGCTTTGAGAAAAGCCGGTGTGATAAGGCAGCAAAGAGCGCAACTCAAAAGAAAACTGAAGCAGGGAGAAACCACGCTAGTTGAAATTTTGAACAAATCTTCAGATCCCGTCGTAGCAAGGATGAAAGTTAGTAGTTTGATCGAGTCGCTTCCCAAAGTGGGAAAGGCCCGCAGCCAGAAGATCATGAAGGAGATAGGTATAAGCGCTTCTCGCAGGGTACAAGGTTTGGGTTCTAAGCAGCGTGAGCGTTTGATCAATATGCTCACCTAA
- the pyrE gene encoding orotate phosphoribosyltransferase, protein MIPEEVLKILGEKDAILRGHFQLSSGRHSDTYLQCAMVCQYPDVTNALARELAIPYQRSEVDVVITPAIGGIILGYAMAQILGCRMVFAEREGRKLSLRRGFSIKAGEKVLVVEDVVTTGGTIKEIIDVVKGYGGEVVGVASLIDRSEDEVFEKPLHSLVRIKIESYSSEDCPLCKRGIPISIPGSCGIIK, encoded by the coding sequence TTGATCCCGGAAGAAGTGCTCAAAATCTTGGGGGAGAAGGATGCCATCCTGAGGGGTCATTTTCAACTATCCTCGGGGCGCCACAGTGATACTTATCTTCAGTGTGCCATGGTATGTCAATATCCCGATGTAACCAACGCCCTTGCAAGGGAGCTCGCCATTCCCTATCAAAGGAGTGAAGTGGATGTGGTAATAACACCCGCCATCGGTGGAATCATCCTGGGTTACGCCATGGCTCAAATTTTGGGTTGTCGAATGGTATTCGCTGAAAGAGAGGGGAGAAAGTTGTCTCTTCGGCGTGGTTTTTCGATTAAAGCGGGTGAAAAAGTACTTGTGGTTGAGGATGTAGTGACCACGGGAGGAACCATTAAAGAGATAATTGATGTAGTCAAAGGATATGGGGGGGAAGTCGTAGGTGTGGCAAGCTTAATCGATCGAAGTGAGGACGAGGTGTTCGAAAAACCCCTTCACTCTCTCGTTAGAATAAAAATTGAATCTTATTCTTCTGAAGATTGTCCCCTGTGTAAGAGGGGAATTCCCATCTCCATACCTGGTAGCTGTGGAATAATTAAATAA